In a single window of the Blastopirellula retiformator genome:
- a CDS encoding endonuclease/exonuclease/phosphatase family protein, translating to MSAESQNSLGVMSFNIRYGAANDGENRWDLRKPLVVNTIKRYDPDLLGTQECLPFQEAYLRENLPQYDCYAVSREGKGTKGEECAIFYRKSRFERLDQGSVALSETPQKIGSVSWDSSLPRIASWVKLRDKQSGRTFTYWNAHFDHRGATARTESAKLLVALMKAADDSGPVILTGDFNADAGSPPHKALSGYLKDAWDAANWKGSAWTFNGWSDRDSGARIDWIFHSPSFTASDTTIDRWKSDSGRYPSDHCPVTTTLTFGEK from the coding sequence ATGTCGGCTGAATCCCAAAATTCGCTCGGCGTCATGTCGTTCAACATTCGGTATGGCGCCGCCAATGATGGCGAAAACCGTTGGGACCTGCGCAAGCCGCTGGTGGTCAATACGATCAAGCGATACGACCCCGACCTGCTGGGGACGCAAGAGTGCCTGCCGTTTCAGGAAGCGTACCTGCGTGAAAACCTGCCGCAGTACGATTGCTACGCCGTCAGTCGCGAAGGTAAGGGGACCAAGGGAGAAGAGTGTGCGATTTTTTATCGCAAGTCGCGGTTTGAGCGGCTCGATCAGGGGAGCGTCGCGCTGAGCGAAACGCCGCAGAAGATCGGTTCGGTCAGCTGGGACTCGTCGCTACCGCGTATCGCCTCGTGGGTGAAGCTGCGCGACAAGCAGTCAGGCCGCACGTTCACGTATTGGAACGCCCACTTCGATCATCGCGGCGCCACGGCCCGCACCGAATCAGCCAAGCTGCTGGTCGCGTTAATGAAAGCCGCCGACGACAGCGGCCCGGTCATCTTGACGGGCGACTTCAACGCCGACGCCGGCTCGCCGCCCCACAAGGCGCTTAGCGGCTATTTGAAAGACGCCTGGGACGCGGCCAACTGGAAAGGCTCGGCCTGGACGTTCAACGGCTGGAGTGATCGCGACAGCGGCGCCCGGATCGACTGGATCTTCCACTCCCCCAGCTTCACCGCGTCCGACACGACGATCGACCGCTGGAAAAGCGACTCCGGCCGTTACCCGTCCGATCACTGCCCAGTCACGACGACCCTGACGTTTGGGGAAAAGTAG
- a CDS encoding aldose 1-epimerase family protein, with protein sequence MTSMFWTLLDAENNLALETPEGEVATLAREPFGDVSIRKWTMLGGMSQGVDVVEVTSGHFRMRILPTRGMGVWDAHCDGVRIGWNSPVTSPVHPGLVPIAEPSGIGWLEGFNELLVRCGLQSNGAPEFDPQTHQLLYPLHGRIANKPAQKVTAEITDDGEIVIRGEVYETRVLAYNVKLTVEYRIGRGEKGFCLTDTITNLSAQSCEAQLLYHINLGAPLLAEGATAVLPAKKIVPRNDHSAGEIASWDRYRGPQAGFEEMVYFCENAAGSDGLTRTMLKSASGDRGVSVSYDATNLPCFSLWKNTAAEADGYVTGLEPATNFPNPRSFEGKQDRVVKLPPGGEVNFEIQLGFHEGAESVAEMEQSIRSAAPEPPQLLDGPHPLWCA encoded by the coding sequence ATGACGAGCATGTTTTGGACGTTGTTGGACGCCGAGAACAACCTTGCTTTGGAGACGCCGGAAGGGGAAGTCGCGACGCTGGCGCGCGAGCCGTTCGGCGACGTGTCGATTCGGAAGTGGACGATGCTCGGCGGCATGTCTCAAGGGGTCGACGTCGTTGAAGTGACCAGCGGCCACTTTCGCATGCGGATCTTGCCGACCCGCGGCATGGGCGTTTGGGACGCACACTGCGACGGCGTGCGGATCGGTTGGAACTCGCCGGTCACTTCGCCGGTTCATCCCGGCCTGGTGCCGATTGCCGAACCAAGCGGCATCGGTTGGCTCGAAGGCTTTAACGAACTGCTGGTCCGCTGCGGTTTGCAAAGCAACGGTGCGCCGGAGTTCGATCCGCAAACGCATCAGCTGCTTTACCCGCTGCATGGCCGCATCGCCAACAAGCCGGCGCAAAAGGTGACCGCCGAGATCACCGACGATGGCGAGATCGTCATTCGGGGCGAAGTCTACGAGACCCGCGTCTTGGCCTACAACGTCAAGCTAACGGTTGAGTATCGGATTGGGCGCGGTGAGAAAGGGTTTTGCCTGACCGACACGATCACCAATCTGTCGGCGCAGTCCTGCGAAGCGCAGTTGTTGTATCACATCAACCTGGGCGCGCCGCTGCTGGCCGAAGGAGCGACCGCGGTGTTGCCGGCCAAGAAGATCGTGCCGCGAAATGATCACTCGGCGGGCGAGATCGCCAGTTGGGATCGTTATCGCGGCCCGCAGGCTGGCTTTGAAGAGATGGTCTACTTCTGCGAGAACGCCGCCGGGAGCGATGGCCTGACGCGGACGATGCTGAAAAGCGCCAGCGGCGATCGGGGCGTCTCGGTATCGTACGACGCCACGAATCTCCCCTGCTTCTCGCTCTGGAAAAACACGGCGGCCGAGGCGGATGGCTATGTCACGGGACTCGAGCCGGCGACCAACTTCCCGAACCCGCGTTCGTTTGAAGGGAAGCAAGATCGGGTGGTGAAACTGCCGCCGGGCGGCGAGGTGAATTTCGAGATTCAACTCGGCTTTCATGAAGGAGCGGAATCGGTTGCCGAGATGGAACAATCGATTCGCTCGGCAGCGCCGGAGCCGCCGCAGCTATTGGATGGGCCTCACCCGTTGTGGTGTGCGTAA
- a CDS encoding cupin domain-containing protein, producing MIENVVKGDSVAPILDRALDAGEGLLRLSPNWVPRSFLHPGKRIKLHPDDWYAYGAERGGIDERWFASTTDAANEGRVWYEGQSFALFEGQHFLLKEAVAELGDRLIGKEMFSKYNRWPIYSKFFDNMGPIPHHFHQSHKDAALVGQEGKPESYYFPPQLNNVDNNFAYTFMGLTPDTTKSQLRKCLEDWNKGDNGILYLSQAHRLKRGTGWLIPPGVLHAPGSLCTYEPQWGSDVFGMFQSLVEGREVPWSLLVKDMPEEKHQDLDFIMGQLDWEKNVDPNFKANNYLEPIIDESRSGQGYTDRWVVYGTVDGEQLFSSKELTVEPGAKCTLQDPGASGWITVQGSGRMGKLKLQTPAMIRFGAETEDEVFISHEAANAGVEIENTGSEPLVGLRYFGPHVHDNLPAVGDFRKS from the coding sequence ATGATCGAAAACGTGGTGAAAGGGGACAGCGTCGCCCCGATTCTCGATCGTGCTTTGGATGCCGGCGAAGGTCTGTTGCGGCTCTCGCCGAACTGGGTCCCCCGCAGCTTCTTGCATCCCGGCAAGCGCATCAAACTGCATCCAGATGATTGGTACGCCTATGGCGCCGAGCGCGGCGGTATCGACGAACGTTGGTTCGCCAGCACCACCGATGCCGCCAACGAGGGGCGGGTCTGGTACGAAGGACAAAGCTTCGCGCTGTTTGAAGGTCAGCACTTCCTGCTGAAAGAGGCGGTTGCCGAGCTGGGCGATCGCTTGATCGGCAAAGAGATGTTCAGCAAGTACAACCGCTGGCCGATCTACTCGAAGTTCTTCGACAACATGGGGCCGATCCCGCACCACTTCCATCAAAGTCACAAAGACGCCGCGCTCGTCGGTCAGGAAGGAAAGCCCGAAAGTTACTACTTCCCGCCGCAGTTGAACAATGTCGACAACAACTTCGCCTACACCTTCATGGGTTTGACGCCCGACACGACGAAGTCGCAGCTCCGCAAGTGTCTCGAAGATTGGAACAAGGGGGACAACGGCATCCTCTACCTTTCGCAAGCCCATCGCCTGAAGCGGGGGACCGGCTGGTTGATTCCGCCTGGCGTGCTGCACGCCCCCGGCTCGCTTTGCACCTACGAACCGCAATGGGGCAGCGACGTCTTCGGGATGTTCCAGTCGCTTGTCGAAGGGCGCGAGGTCCCCTGGTCGCTGCTGGTCAAAGATATGCCGGAAGAGAAGCACCAGGACCTCGACTTCATCATGGGCCAGCTCGACTGGGAAAAGAACGTCGACCCCAACTTCAAGGCCAACAACTATCTAGAGCCGATCATTGACGAGTCGCGCAGCGGCCAAGGCTACACCGATCGCTGGGTCGTGTACGGCACGGTCGATGGCGAGCAACTCTTCAGCTCGAAAGAACTGACGGTCGAGCCTGGCGCCAAGTGCACGCTTCAGGACCCCGGCGCCAGCGGCTGGATCACCGTCCAAGGGAGCGGCCGCATGGGTAAGCTGAAGCTGCAGACCCCGGCCATGATTCGCTTTGGCGCCGAGACCGAGGACGAAGTCTTCATCTCGCACGAAGCGGCGAACGCTGGCGTCGAAATCGAAAACACCGGCAGCGAGCCGCTGGTCGGGCTCCGTTACTTCGGGCCGCACGTCCATGACAACCTGCCGGCCGTTGGCGACTTCCGCAAGTCGTAA
- a CDS encoding sugar phosphate isomerase/epimerase family protein encodes MSDATHAMPKLHNAMWPGLVGKEEGSDHPPISLDRMLELTAAAEVNGQKFEGIDCFLFHPHTDPDASEDELKALADKVASHGLKIGSLVAPVWPGTVGASAMGSTEDTEKFKLAIEKACRIAKIFNDHGVREYGVIRIDSATGTETWFEDPAGSTAKIAATFQEAGKIAAGYGERLAAEGEICWAGMHSWRDVLNLLEAVDMPQTVGFQADLAHTYLYLMGYNAPEHALLKDGYSEEEFYAAYKTMTDALRPWTIDFHVAQNDGTVHGTGAHDKTGRHCPADDPNGKLDITKCSGYWLEGAKDRGIKHICWDGCMFPNEMLEQSGTWNTILDAMVKVRGAHGWA; translated from the coding sequence ATGAGCGACGCTACCCACGCAATGCCGAAGCTTCATAACGCGATGTGGCCTGGCCTGGTCGGCAAAGAAGAAGGGTCTGACCATCCGCCGATCAGTCTGGACCGGATGCTCGAGCTGACCGCCGCCGCCGAAGTGAACGGCCAGAAGTTTGAAGGGATCGACTGCTTCCTGTTTCATCCGCACACCGACCCTGACGCCTCGGAAGACGAACTGAAGGCGCTGGCCGACAAGGTCGCTTCGCACGGCCTGAAGATCGGCTCGCTGGTCGCCCCGGTCTGGCCCGGCACCGTCGGCGCTTCGGCGATGGGCAGCACCGAAGATACCGAGAAGTTCAAACTGGCGATCGAAAAGGCGTGCCGCATCGCCAAGATCTTCAATGATCATGGCGTCCGCGAGTATGGCGTGATCCGGATCGACTCGGCGACCGGTACCGAGACCTGGTTTGAAGACCCGGCCGGCAGCACCGCCAAGATCGCCGCCACCTTCCAAGAAGCAGGCAAAATCGCCGCCGGCTATGGCGAGCGCCTGGCTGCCGAAGGCGAAATCTGCTGGGCCGGCATGCACTCGTGGCGCGATGTGTTGAACCTGCTCGAAGCGGTCGACATGCCGCAAACAGTTGGGTTCCAAGCCGACCTGGCCCACACGTATCTCTACCTGATGGGTTACAACGCCCCGGAACACGCCCTGCTGAAAGATGGCTATAGCGAAGAAGAATTCTACGCCGCCTACAAGACCATGACCGACGCGTTGCGGCCGTGGACGATCGACTTCCACGTCGCCCAAAACGACGGCACCGTCCACGGCACCGGCGCCCACGACAAGACAGGCCGCCACTGCCCCGCCGACGACCCCAACGGCAAACTCGACATCACCAAGTGCTCCGGCTACTGGCTCGAAGGCGCCAAAGACCGCGGCATCAAGCACATCTGCTGGGACGGCTGCATGTTCCCCAATGAAATGCTGGAGCAAAGCGGGACGTGGAATACGATCTTGGATGCGATGGTGAAGGTGCGGGGGGCCCATGGTTGGGCGTAA
- the tnpA gene encoding IS200/IS605 family transposase — MSRFRRLSHAIWHCQYHLVWVPKYRYRILSGPISHEVELCIRAFSERLGAEIVELNIQPDHVHLLAMVPPKVSISEFMGTLKGRTAIRVLNKFRHLKQKPYWGNHFWARGYCVDTVGLDAEKIRKYVKYQEAQEKRK, encoded by the coding sequence ATGTCACGATTTCGCAGATTATCACATGCCATTTGGCACTGCCAGTATCACTTAGTTTGGGTTCCCAAGTATCGCTACCGAATTCTGAGCGGTCCGATCAGTCATGAAGTGGAACTTTGCATTCGGGCGTTTTCGGAACGGCTCGGAGCGGAGATCGTCGAGTTGAATATTCAGCCCGACCACGTCCACCTGTTGGCGATGGTGCCGCCTAAAGTTTCGATTTCGGAGTTCATGGGAACGTTAAAAGGTCGAACTGCCATCCGCGTTTTGAACAAGTTCCGGCATTTGAAGCAAAAACCCTATTGGGGTAATCACTTCTGGGCTCGAGGCTACTGTGTCGACACGGTTGGTTTGGACGCGGAGAAAATCCGCAAGTATGTGAAGTACCAAGAGGCCCAGGAAAAACGTAAGTAA
- a CDS encoding four helix bundle protein, which yields MNDEGVPSKRSFDLEERTARFGKAAIRFLRTIPENSVTRPLIQQAVRSATSVGANYCEADDAGSKKEFKYRISMCKRETRETKHWLRMLATADPERKEECRKIWQEAKELHLIFATIFRNC from the coding sequence ATGAATGACGAAGGCGTCCCATCGAAGCGATCGTTCGATCTAGAAGAACGAACGGCGCGGTTTGGCAAGGCGGCGATTCGATTTCTTCGCACGATTCCGGAAAACTCGGTTACACGACCACTCATTCAACAGGCAGTTCGATCCGCCACCAGCGTCGGCGCAAACTACTGCGAAGCGGACGACGCTGGCTCAAAGAAGGAATTCAAATATCGCATCAGCATGTGCAAACGAGAAACTCGGGAAACGAAGCACTGGCTTCGCATGCTCGCGACGGCAGATCCCGAAAGAAAAGAGGAATGTCGCAAGATTTGGCAAGAGGCCAAAGAACTTCACCTGATATTCGCGACGATTTTCCGCAACTGCTAA
- a CDS encoding Gfo/Idh/MocA family protein translates to MSKKPLNIGLVGYGFMGRTHTNGYKRVADFFPELGITPVLKAVCGRSEDKTKAFSEQWGYESYETDFEKLIARDDIDAIDICTPNDTHAPISIAAAKAGKMILCEKPISRTTPEGEEMVAAVEQAGVANTVWYNYRRLPAVTLAKQIIDSGKLGKIFHYRANFLQDWTINADLPQGGAGLWRLDAAAAGSGVTGDLLAHCIDTAIWLNGGISDVTAMTETFIKERMHTGTGKVEKVGIDDACAFMCHFENGSLGLFESTRYARGHKALYTFEINGADASLRWDLHDLNRLEMYDHSDEGPQRGWKSIHVTDGEHPYMDHWWVPGLIIGYEHSFVHQVADFLKALEEGKPCEPTFKSALETAKVCDAVLESGKSRQWVNV, encoded by the coding sequence ATGTCAAAAAAGCCCCTCAACATCGGCCTCGTCGGCTACGGCTTCATGGGCCGTACTCACACCAATGGTTACAAGCGCGTCGCTGACTTCTTTCCCGAACTCGGCATCACCCCGGTCCTTAAGGCTGTCTGCGGCCGTAGCGAAGACAAGACCAAGGCCTTCTCCGAGCAGTGGGGTTATGAGTCGTACGAGACCGACTTTGAAAAGCTGATTGCTCGTGATGATATTGACGCGATCGATATCTGCACGCCGAATGATACGCATGCTCCGATCTCGATTGCCGCCGCCAAGGCAGGCAAGATGATTTTGTGCGAGAAACCGATTTCGCGGACCACGCCCGAAGGGGAGGAGATGGTCGCCGCGGTCGAGCAGGCCGGCGTCGCCAATACCGTCTGGTACAACTATCGCCGTTTGCCGGCGGTCACCTTGGCCAAGCAGATTATCGATAGCGGCAAGCTCGGCAAGATCTTCCACTATCGCGCCAACTTCCTGCAAGACTGGACGATCAACGCCGATCTTCCCCAAGGCGGAGCAGGTCTATGGCGTTTGGACGCCGCTGCGGCGGGTTCTGGCGTCACCGGCGACTTGCTCGCTCACTGCATCGATACGGCGATCTGGCTCAACGGCGGCATCAGCGACGTCACTGCGATGACCGAGACCTTCATCAAAGAGCGGATGCACACCGGCACCGGCAAGGTCGAGAAAGTCGGCATCGATGACGCCTGTGCGTTCATGTGCCACTTCGAGAACGGCTCGCTCGGCCTGTTCGAGTCGACCCGCTATGCCCGCGGCCACAAGGCGCTCTACACGTTCGAGATCAACGGCGCCGACGCGTCGCTCCGCTGGGACCTGCACGACCTGAACCGCCTGGAGATGTACGATCACTCCGACGAAGGTCCGCAGCGCGGTTGGAAGTCGATCCACGTCACCGACGGCGAACATCCCTACATGGATCACTGGTGGGTGCCGGGCCTGATCATCGGCTACGAACATAGCTTCGTCCACCAGGTCGCCGACTTCCTGAAAGCCCTGGAAGAAGGGAAGCCGTGCGAACCGACCTTCAAGAGCGCCCTGGAAACCGCCAAGGTCTGCGACGCCGTCCTGGAAAGCGGCAAGTCCCGCCAATGGGTCAACGTCTAA
- a CDS encoding helix-turn-helix domain-containing protein, whose product MGDHVARYTPGDLVLSGENLPHTWLSDDFVGKKFDRHIAYVIQFSIDFLGATFFDAPELTDVRMALQKARRGLLFGPETTAKVGEIMKRMPEEQGLTQLISLLECLNLLAEDGGEVLASEGYTPGFDNASDWRIDKACNYINEHLEDPELSHAAICKEVDMNPSSFSRMFKRATGRTVTQYVSELRIGIACRLLMETGDSILDVSLKSGFDNLSSFNRSFRKIKQMTPREYRSTFLEANKTSALPV is encoded by the coding sequence GTGGGCGATCACGTCGCCCGTTACACGCCGGGCGATTTGGTGCTCTCAGGCGAAAACCTGCCGCACACCTGGCTATCGGACGACTTCGTCGGCAAGAAGTTCGACCGGCACATCGCCTACGTGATTCAGTTCAGCATCGACTTTCTCGGCGCCACGTTCTTCGACGCGCCGGAACTGACCGACGTCCGCATGGCCCTGCAAAAGGCACGTCGCGGGCTCCTCTTCGGCCCCGAAACGACTGCCAAAGTGGGCGAGATCATGAAACGGATGCCCGAAGAGCAAGGGCTGACGCAGTTGATCTCGCTGCTGGAGTGCTTGAACCTGTTGGCCGAAGATGGCGGCGAAGTGCTGGCCAGCGAAGGTTATACGCCTGGCTTCGACAACGCGTCGGACTGGCGAATTGACAAGGCCTGCAACTACATCAATGAACATCTGGAAGACCCCGAGCTGTCGCACGCCGCGATCTGCAAAGAGGTCGACATGAACCCGTCCTCCTTCAGCCGCATGTTCAAGCGAGCGACGGGCCGCACCGTGACGCAGTACGTCAGCGAACTGCGGATCGGCATCGCTTGCCGCCTGCTGATGGAAACCGGCGACAGCATCCTGGACGTTAGCCTGAAGTCAGGCTTCGACAACCTCTCCAGCTTCAACCGCAGCTTCCGCAAGATCAAACAGATGACTCCGCGCGAGTATCGCTCGACCTTCCTCGAAGCGAACAAGACCTCGGCCTTGCCGGTCTAG
- a CDS encoding DUF4261 domain-containing protein produces the protein MEAAKAYVVRLLYRARPTASKPQILQRLEQFAPDMAPLDGDRKEGLLVFVRSDVPYEKAQWIATPSPLDEASCDEAWTEGLEQAWNWPEAPTIVSECKYEITVADLRAIDLPPARRLQMIQQVVAAILHSAPCDAIYWTASRSFVSPTEFLEVVDSLDANPWLAPGAIQIRQFRVVEYEDGAGADSHDALLDSVGLGTLGLPDVQCHFRGIDAQQVVPLLYHAACTLFETGRVAAGDAVAGIRPGQLWRHRGEMSLAPPRRTVIDIAPSGGYKAGIRD, from the coding sequence TTGGAAGCCGCCAAAGCGTATGTCGTTCGTCTGCTCTATCGCGCCCGGCCGACCGCCAGCAAACCCCAGATTCTTCAGCGGCTAGAGCAGTTCGCGCCCGACATGGCGCCGCTGGATGGGGACCGCAAAGAGGGGCTGCTCGTCTTCGTCCGCAGCGACGTTCCCTACGAAAAAGCGCAGTGGATCGCCACGCCGTCCCCGCTCGACGAAGCTTCCTGTGACGAGGCCTGGACCGAAGGTCTGGAGCAGGCCTGGAACTGGCCCGAAGCGCCCACCATCGTCAGCGAGTGCAAGTACGAAATCACCGTCGCCGATCTGCGGGCGATCGATCTGCCGCCGGCGCGACGCCTGCAGATGATCCAGCAAGTGGTCGCCGCCATTCTGCACTCAGCGCCATGCGATGCGATCTACTGGACCGCGTCCCGCTCGTTCGTTTCGCCGACCGAGTTCCTAGAGGTGGTCGATTCGCTCGACGCCAATCCGTGGCTCGCCCCGGGCGCGATTCAGATTCGCCAGTTTCGGGTGGTCGAGTACGAAGATGGCGCCGGCGCCGACTCGCACGATGCGCTGCTCGACAGCGTCGGGCTGGGCACGCTGGGCCTACCCGATGTGCAGTGCCACTTTCGCGGCATTGATGCCCAGCAGGTTGTGCCGCTGCTCTACCACGCCGCCTGCACGTTGTTTGAAACCGGCCGAGTCGCCGCCGGCGATGCGGTGGCCGGAATTCGGCCCGGTCAGCTCTGGCGCCATCGGGGGGAAATGTCGCTCGCGCCGCCGCGGAGAACCGTCATCGACATCGCCCCGTCTGGGGGATACAAGGCTGGCATCCGTGACTGA